From the Flavobacterium galactosidilyticum genome, one window contains:
- a CDS encoding NAD(P)/FAD-dependent oxidoreductase, which produces MNIPNSTLPRVVIIGGGFAGIALAKKLKNKKVQVVLLDKHNYHNFQPLMYQVATGGLEAGSIAYPIRKVIQEYDNFYFRLTNVEEIDTANKKVIAEIGELSYDYLVIATGSKTNYFGNKEIERNSMAMKTIPQSLNIRSLILENFEQAVLTKDTTEQNSLINFVLVGGGPTGVELSGALAEMKKAILQKDYPDLDIAKMQINLIQSGDRILNTMSEKASVAAEKFLTDLGVKIWKNVRVTNYDGRTITTNSDLIFETATVIWTAGVQGAIVAGLDSKSVVEKAERIRVNEFNQVFSYTDIFALGDIASMESELYPQGHAMMAQPAIQQGDLLGDNLVRLIQNKTMKAFEYKDKGSMATIGRNKAVVDLPNYHFSGVFAWFVWMFVHLFSLIGFKNKAVVFLNWVYNYIRFDREGRLIIRPYKKKSFTTFISDEI; this is translated from the coding sequence ATGAATATCCCAAATTCAACTTTACCTAGAGTAGTTATCATTGGCGGGGGTTTTGCCGGAATTGCACTAGCCAAAAAGCTAAAAAATAAAAAAGTGCAAGTCGTTCTATTGGACAAACATAATTATCATAATTTCCAACCGTTAATGTACCAAGTTGCTACTGGCGGACTCGAAGCGGGTTCTATTGCTTATCCAATTCGAAAAGTAATTCAGGAGTATGATAATTTTTATTTTAGGTTAACTAACGTTGAAGAAATTGATACTGCTAACAAAAAAGTAATCGCTGAAATTGGAGAATTAAGTTATGATTATCTCGTAATTGCCACTGGTTCTAAAACTAATTATTTTGGGAACAAAGAAATTGAGCGCAACAGTATGGCTATGAAAACCATACCGCAGTCGCTCAACATTCGAAGTCTGATATTAGAGAATTTTGAACAGGCAGTTTTAACTAAAGATACAACGGAACAAAATAGTCTGATCAATTTTGTCCTCGTTGGTGGTGGACCAACAGGAGTTGAGCTTTCAGGTGCTTTGGCAGAGATGAAAAAAGCGATTCTTCAAAAAGATTACCCTGATCTTGATATTGCTAAAATGCAAATTAATCTGATTCAAAGTGGGGACCGAATCCTAAACACTATGAGTGAGAAAGCCTCAGTAGCAGCAGAGAAATTTCTAACAGATTTAGGAGTGAAAATTTGGAAAAATGTACGTGTTACTAATTATGACGGTCGCACGATAACCACTAATTCCGATTTAATTTTTGAAACGGCAACTGTAATATGGACCGCAGGAGTTCAAGGGGCAATCGTTGCAGGGTTAGATAGTAAATCAGTAGTGGAAAAAGCAGAGCGTATTCGTGTCAACGAATTCAATCAAGTTTTTAGCTACACTGATATTTTTGCATTAGGAGACATCGCTTCGATGGAATCAGAATTATATCCACAAGGACACGCTATGATGGCACAACCTGCTATACAGCAAGGCGATTTATTAGGCGATAACCTCGTGAGATTAATTCAAAACAAAACCATGAAAGCATTTGAGTATAAAGACAAAGGTTCGATGGCAACAATTGGCAGGAATAAAGCAGTTGTCGATTTACCAAACTATCACTTCAGTGGAGTTTTTGCTTGGTTCGTTTGGATGTTTGTTCATTTGTTTTCTCTCATTGGATTCAAAAATAAAGCAGTAGTTTTCTTAAATTGGGTATACAATTACATTCGCTTCGACCGCGAAGGCCGACTAATAATAAGACCCTACAAAAAGAAAAGTTTTACAACTTTTATAAGTGATGAGATATAG
- a CDS encoding monovalent cation:proton antiporter-2 (CPA2) family protein produces METDFLLQAIIYLAAAVICVPIAKKLGLSSILGYLLAGIVIGPYVLGFIGQEGQDIMHFAEFGVVMMLFLIGLELEPRKFWKMRKFIVGMGSAQLIGTTVILFLGFLLFMDWSWKTGLAISLALALSSTAIVLQTLKEKGLLNTSLGRSSFAVLLFQDIAVIPILAFLPLLSTVNIEAVSEGPQSLIAGYPSWLQTLIVLGIISTIYFAGRYVFVPLLHIIAKTRLQELFTASALLLVVGVSYSMQLVGLSPALGAFMAGVVLANSEFRHELEGDIAPFKGLLLGLFFLGVGASINFQLIIQNPLFIFVFGAILTLVKFVVLFLMSRFNKKSLDQNFLFAIGLSQAGEFGFVIMSFCMQLSIIPTILANQVMAVIAMSMVATPFLLLINERLIYPFTRVKEKVTEPKKENDFIDEPTPVIIAGFGHFGSTVGRLLKANKVKLTILDYDSERIDLLRKMGFRVYYGDATRLELLKAAGCENAKIFIAAIDNPSVNLQMIETLQKHFPHLKILTRARNRNDAYELIDHSVKHIYRETLFSAVNMGVDALVELGHRKYSATRQGQQFIKYDEITTLKLAEKRHDKMAYMITIKEEVEIQEELLKTDTYSQIAATNHSWDSEHLKNNLADNNE; encoded by the coding sequence ATGGAGACTGATTTTTTATTACAAGCAATTATTTATTTAGCGGCAGCTGTAATCTGTGTTCCTATTGCAAAAAAACTAGGTCTGAGTTCAATCTTGGGTTATCTTCTTGCGGGAATAGTTATTGGCCCTTACGTTCTGGGATTTATAGGTCAAGAAGGACAAGACATTATGCACTTTGCTGAATTTGGAGTAGTAATGATGTTGTTCTTAATTGGTTTAGAATTGGAACCTCGCAAGTTTTGGAAAATGCGAAAATTCATTGTTGGGATGGGTTCTGCGCAACTCATAGGAACTACCGTCATTTTATTTTTAGGCTTTCTTCTTTTCATGGATTGGAGTTGGAAAACAGGATTGGCTATTTCATTAGCTTTAGCATTATCATCGACCGCGATTGTATTACAAACCTTAAAAGAAAAAGGATTGTTAAACACTTCTCTTGGGCGTTCTTCATTTGCCGTTTTACTCTTTCAAGATATTGCAGTAATTCCCATTTTAGCATTTTTACCGTTACTATCTACCGTAAATATAGAAGCTGTAAGCGAAGGACCACAATCCTTAATTGCTGGCTATCCTAGTTGGTTACAAACCTTAATTGTACTTGGCATCATATCTACTATCTACTTTGCTGGTCGTTATGTATTTGTTCCACTATTACATATTATAGCAAAAACGAGGTTGCAGGAATTGTTTACTGCTTCGGCTTTATTGCTAGTTGTAGGAGTTTCTTATTCGATGCAATTAGTAGGATTAAGTCCGGCACTTGGCGCATTTATGGCAGGAGTGGTATTGGCAAATTCTGAATTTCGTCACGAATTAGAAGGTGATATTGCTCCATTCAAAGGTTTACTTTTAGGCCTTTTCTTCCTTGGTGTCGGTGCCTCGATAAATTTTCAATTGATTATTCAAAATCCACTTTTCATATTTGTTTTTGGAGCTATTTTAACGCTTGTAAAATTCGTGGTTTTATTTTTAATGAGCCGATTCAATAAAAAAAGCTTAGACCAAAATTTTCTTTTTGCGATTGGATTGAGTCAAGCAGGTGAATTTGGTTTTGTTATCATGAGTTTCTGTATGCAACTAAGTATTATTCCTACTATTTTGGCTAATCAGGTTATGGCTGTTATTGCTATGAGTATGGTCGCTACTCCTTTTTTACTACTAATCAACGAACGCTTAATTTACCCATTTACAAGAGTCAAAGAAAAAGTTACTGAACCAAAAAAAGAAAATGATTTTATAGACGAGCCTACTCCTGTTATTATTGCCGGTTTTGGGCATTTTGGCAGTACGGTTGGGCGTTTATTAAAAGCTAATAAGGTAAAATTAACAATACTAGATTATGACTCAGAACGAATTGATCTATTGCGAAAAATGGGATTCAGGGTATATTATGGAGATGCAACACGATTGGAATTATTGAAAGCAGCGGGTTGTGAAAATGCAAAAATATTTATTGCAGCAATTGATAATCCATCGGTTAATTTACAAATGATTGAAACTTTACAGAAACATTTTCCTCATTTAAAAATTTTAACTCGGGCTCGTAATCGAAATGATGCTTACGAACTCATCGATCACAGCGTAAAACACATTTATAGGGAAACCTTATTTAGCGCCGTTAATATGGGAGTTGACGCGTTAGTTGAACTAGGCCATCGCAAATATTCTGCAACACGACAAGGGCAACAATTTATAAAATATGACGAAATTACAACACTGAAGTTGGCAGAAAAACGACATGATAAAATGGCCTACATGATCACCATAAAAGAAGAAGTCGAAATACAAGAAGAACTACTAAAAACGGATACTTATTCCCAAATTGCGGCTACAAATCATAGTTGGGATAGTGAACATTTGAAAAATAATTTAGCGGACAATAACGAATAA
- the rpmI gene encoding 50S ribosomal protein L35: MPKMKTKSSAKKRFKVTGSGKIKRKHAFKSHILTKKSKKRKLALTHSALVHKTDMKSIKQQLRII, encoded by the coding sequence ATGCCTAAAATGAAAACCAAATCTAGCGCCAAGAAACGTTTTAAAGTTACTGGTTCTGGAAAGATTAAAAGAAAGCATGCTTTTAAAAGTCACATCTTGACTAAAAAATCTAAAAAACGTAAATTAGCATTGACACACTCTGCGCTAGTTCACAAAACAGATATGAAAAGCATCAAACAACAATTAAGAATTATCTAA
- the rplT gene encoding 50S ribosomal protein L20, with amino-acid sequence MPRSVNSVAKRARRKKIMKQAKGFFGRRKNVWTVAKNAVEKAMCYAYRDRKVNKRNFRALWIQRINAGARLEGMSYSQFMGKVKKNNIELNRKVLADLAMNHPEAFKAILNKVK; translated from the coding sequence ATGCCAAGATCGGTAAATTCAGTTGCTAAAAGAGCAAGAAGAAAAAAAATAATGAAGCAAGCCAAAGGGTTCTTTGGTAGACGTAAAAACGTTTGGACAGTTGCTAAGAACGCGGTAGAGAAAGCAATGTGCTACGCTTACCGTGATAGAAAAGTGAATAAAAGAAATTTCCGTGCATTATGGATTCAACGTATCAACGCTGGAGCTAGATTGGAAGGGATGTCTTATTCTCAATTCATGGGTAAAGTGAAAAAGAACAATATCGAATTGAACCGTAAAGTTCTTGCAGATTTGGCTATGAATCACCCAGAAGCTTTCAAAGCAATACTTAATAAAGTAAAATAA
- a CDS encoding endonuclease/exonuclease/phosphatase family protein: MKFFLTLLLFLICFFGFSQTKLLSWNIQNFGKSKSEETISFIANTLRNYDIIAIQEVVAGHGGAQAVARLADELNRKGAKWDYTISNPTSSSAYKTERYAFIWKTSKVRKIGKAWLEKKYNLEIDREPYFCTFQYENKQFTVVNFHAITKNKQPETEIKYFKFLPDQYPDLNLIFAGDFNCPQSYTVFNPLKKMGYESVFIGQKTSLKKECKEDACLASEFDNIFFKSLKINHLNSGIIPFYKSFTTLKEARIISDHIPIWFEFSILN; the protein is encoded by the coding sequence ATGAAATTCTTCCTTACTCTCCTACTCTTTCTAATATGCTTTTTTGGATTCTCTCAAACAAAACTCCTTTCTTGGAACATTCAGAATTTTGGCAAATCAAAATCTGAAGAAACGATAAGTTTCATTGCTAATACTTTGAGAAACTATGACATTATAGCCATACAAGAGGTTGTAGCAGGTCATGGCGGAGCTCAGGCAGTAGCAAGACTGGCAGATGAATTGAATCGTAAAGGAGCAAAATGGGATTACACCATTAGCAACCCAACAAGTAGTAGTGCTTATAAAACAGAGCGCTATGCTTTTATCTGGAAAACTAGTAAAGTAAGAAAAATAGGGAAAGCTTGGCTGGAAAAAAAATACAATTTGGAGATTGACAGAGAACCCTATTTCTGCACGTTTCAATATGAGAACAAACAATTTACTGTAGTTAATTTTCATGCTATTACTAAGAACAAACAACCAGAAACCGAAATTAAATACTTTAAATTTTTACCAGATCAATATCCTGACTTAAATTTAATTTTTGCAGGAGATTTCAATTGTCCCCAATCGTACACCGTTTTTAATCCTTTGAAAAAAATGGGATATGAGTCCGTTTTTATTGGCCAAAAAACATCTCTAAAAAAAGAGTGTAAAGAAGATGCCTGTTTAGCATCAGAATTTGACAATATCTTCTTCAAGTCTTTAAAAATAAATCATCTAAATTCAGGAATTATTCCCTTCTATAAAAGCTTTACTACACTAAAAGAAGCTAGAATAATTTCAGATCATATTCCGATATGGTTTGAGTTTTCAATTCTTAACTAA
- the infC gene encoding translation initiation factor IF-3, with product MNGLIRGIQEVRLVGENIEPGVFKLTEALRLADQFELDLVEISPNAEPPVCKIMDYKKFVYEQKKRDKVLKAKSTQVTVKEIRFGPQTDEHDYEFKRKNAEKFLKEGSKLKAFVFFKGRSIIYKDQGQILLLRLATDLEEFGKVEAMPVLEGKRMIMFIAPKKKK from the coding sequence ATAAACGGACTTATTCGTGGTATACAAGAAGTACGACTTGTAGGTGAAAATATTGAGCCTGGAGTTTTTAAACTTACAGAAGCTTTAAGATTAGCAGATCAATTCGAACTGGATTTAGTTGAAATTTCGCCTAATGCAGAGCCTCCAGTTTGTAAAATCATGGATTACAAGAAATTTGTTTACGAACAAAAGAAACGTGATAAAGTTTTAAAAGCTAAATCGACTCAGGTAACTGTAAAAGAGATCCGTTTTGGACCTCAAACAGATGAGCATGATTATGAGTTTAAGAGAAAAAACGCAGAAAAATTCTTAAAAGAGGGTTCTAAATTGAAAGCATTCGTTTTCTTTAAAGGACGTTCCATTATCTATAAAGATCAAGGTCAAATCTTATTATTAAGATTAGCAACAGATCTAGAAGAATTTGGTAAAGTAGAAGCGATGCCAGTTTTAGAAGGAAAGAGAATGATCATGTTCATTGCTCCTAAGAAGAAAAAATAG
- a CDS encoding DUF3810 domain-containing protein: MKRKYILPYFLFFQIILLKIIPYFPETVEQYYSNRLYLIISKIERIVLGNIPFSVGDCLYFILIVLGLKWLLKKRKTWKLDWKNNTLAILSFISVFYFCFHLLWGLNYYRQPLFEKMAIEREYSDADLLAFTKKIIVKTNAVQNQITNNDNLKVVVPYSQEQFFEKSLNGYKTLSNQYSFFDYENTSIKKSLFSLPLTYMGFGGYLNPFTNEAQVNYLGPMYRFPMTTNHEMAHQMGFASESECNFIGFLACIKNEDYYIQYSGYSMALQYCLGNLYAKDEKIYDELLKTVNPGVLKNYQESELFWKQYDTIIDKGFHAFYDQFLKANQQQDGLDSYSKYVNLMVNYYKDKEF; this comes from the coding sequence GTGAAACGCAAATACATCCTTCCTTACTTTTTATTTTTTCAAATAATACTCTTGAAAATTATTCCTTACTTTCCAGAAACGGTGGAGCAGTATTATAGCAATAGATTATATCTTATTATTTCCAAAATCGAAAGAATTGTTTTAGGAAATATTCCTTTTTCAGTTGGTGATTGTCTTTATTTTATTTTGATTGTATTGGGTCTTAAATGGCTTCTAAAAAAGAGAAAAACCTGGAAATTAGACTGGAAAAATAATACTCTAGCTATTTTAAGCTTTATTTCAGTATTTTATTTTTGTTTTCATCTACTTTGGGGATTAAATTATTATCGCCAACCACTATTTGAAAAAATGGCTATTGAAAGGGAATACTCGGATGCAGATTTATTGGCTTTCACCAAAAAGATAATCGTAAAGACAAATGCTGTCCAAAATCAGATAACAAATAATGATAATCTAAAAGTCGTGGTTCCCTATTCACAAGAACAGTTTTTTGAAAAGAGTTTGAATGGATACAAAACACTTTCCAATCAATATTCTTTTTTTGATTATGAAAACACAAGTATCAAGAAATCATTATTCAGTTTGCCCCTGACTTATATGGGTTTTGGTGGATATTTGAACCCGTTTACTAACGAAGCCCAAGTAAATTATCTTGGCCCTATGTATAGGTTCCCTATGACAACAAATCACGAAATGGCGCACCAAATGGGTTTTGCCAGTGAAAGTGAATGCAACTTCATCGGATTTCTAGCTTGTATAAAAAATGAAGATTACTACATTCAGTATTCCGGTTATAGTATGGCCTTGCAGTATTGTTTGGGAAATTTATACGCAAAAGATGAAAAAATTTACGATGAATTATTAAAAACCGTAAATCCTGGTGTATTAAAAAACTATCAAGAGAGTGAACTTTTCTGGAAGCAATATGATACGATTATTGACAAAGGTTTCCATGCTTTTTATGACCAATTCTTGAAAGCAAATCAGCAGCAAGACGGATTAGACAGTTATAGTAAATATGTAAATTTGATGGTTAATTATTATAAGGACAAAGAGTTTTGA
- the thrS gene encoding threonine--tRNA ligase gives MIKITLPDGSIREYASDVTPMDVAKSISEGFARNVISASFNGTTLETSTPLTTDGNLTLFTWNDENGKKAFWHSTSHVMAQVLEEMYPGIKLTLGPAIANGFYYDVDFEDHKITDADFKKIEDRVLEIARGKHEFKLRPVTKAEALELYKDNVYKTELITNLEDGTITFCDHDTFTDLCRGGHIPNTGIIKAMKIMSVAGAYWRGDEKNKQLTRVYGTSFPKQKDLTEYLALLEEAKRRDHRKLGKELELFAFSSKVGQGLPLWLPKGAALRERLEQFLKKAQKKAGYEQVVTPHIGQKELYVTSGHYAKYGADSFQPITTPHEGEEFLLKPMNCPHHCEIYNVRPWSYKDLPKRYAEFGTVYRYEQSGELHGLTRVRGFTQDDAHIFCTPDQLDEEFKKVIDLVLYVFGSLGFENFTAQISLRDKENREKYIGTDENWEKAENAIISAAADKGLNTVIEYGEAAFYGPKLDFMVKDALGRQWQLGTIQVDYNLPERFELTYKGSDNELHRPVMIHRAPFGSMERFIAILLEHTAGNFPLWLMPEQAIILSLSEKYEIYAKKVLDLLENHEIRALIDNRNETIGKKIRDAEMQKIPFMLIVGEEEEKNGTISIRRHGQEGKGNITITIDEFAAIVNDEISKTLKVFTV, from the coding sequence ATGATTAAGATTACTTTACCCGATGGGTCAATTAGAGAGTATGCTTCTGATGTAACTCCGATGGATGTTGCTAAAAGCATTAGTGAAGGATTTGCTAGAAATGTAATTTCAGCTTCTTTTAATGGTACAACTCTTGAGACCAGTACTCCATTGACAACGGACGGAAATCTTACATTATTCACTTGGAATGACGAGAATGGTAAGAAAGCTTTTTGGCATTCTACTTCTCACGTCATGGCGCAGGTTTTAGAAGAAATGTATCCAGGAATTAAATTAACTCTTGGGCCAGCAATCGCTAACGGATTTTACTATGATGTAGATTTTGAAGATCATAAAATCACAGATGCTGATTTCAAAAAAATTGAAGACCGCGTCCTTGAAATTGCAAGAGGGAAACATGAATTTAAATTACGTCCTGTTACTAAAGCAGAAGCTTTAGAATTATACAAAGACAACGTTTATAAAACAGAACTTATTACTAATCTTGAAGACGGAACAATTACATTCTGCGATCATGATACCTTTACTGATTTATGTCGTGGTGGTCATATTCCAAACACTGGAATTATCAAAGCGATGAAAATCATGAGTGTTGCGGGTGCCTACTGGCGTGGTGATGAGAAAAATAAGCAGTTGACTCGTGTTTACGGAACATCATTCCCTAAGCAAAAAGATCTTACAGAATATTTAGCGCTACTTGAAGAAGCAAAACGTAGAGATCATAGAAAACTAGGTAAAGAGCTTGAATTGTTTGCTTTTTCTTCTAAAGTAGGACAAGGTCTACCGTTATGGTTGCCAAAAGGTGCTGCTTTGAGAGAGCGTTTAGAGCAATTTTTGAAAAAAGCACAGAAAAAAGCAGGTTACGAACAAGTAGTTACACCACATATTGGTCAAAAAGAATTGTATGTAACTTCAGGTCACTATGCAAAATATGGTGCCGATAGTTTTCAACCCATAACTACTCCGCATGAAGGAGAAGAATTTTTGTTGAAACCAATGAACTGTCCACATCACTGTGAAATCTATAATGTAAGACCATGGTCTTATAAAGATTTGCCAAAGCGTTACGCTGAATTTGGTACTGTTTACAGATATGAACAAAGTGGTGAGTTGCACGGTCTAACGCGTGTACGTGGGTTTACTCAAGATGATGCACATATTTTTTGTACCCCTGATCAGCTAGATGAGGAATTCAAGAAAGTAATTGACCTTGTACTTTATGTATTTGGATCTTTAGGTTTCGAAAATTTCACAGCTCAGATTTCGTTAAGAGACAAAGAAAATAGAGAAAAATACATTGGTACCGATGAAAATTGGGAAAAAGCAGAAAATGCTATTATTAGCGCTGCTGCCGACAAAGGATTAAATACTGTTATTGAATATGGTGAAGCTGCTTTCTATGGTCCAAAATTGGATTTCATGGTAAAGGATGCTTTAGGAAGACAATGGCAATTAGGTACAATTCAGGTAGATTACAACCTGCCAGAACGTTTTGAATTGACTTATAAAGGTTCTGACAACGAATTACATAGACCTGTGATGATTCACAGAGCGCCATTTGGTTCAATGGAACGATTTATTGCGATATTATTAGAGCATACAGCAGGAAATTTCCCACTGTGGTTAATGCCAGAACAGGCTATAATATTGTCTTTGAGCGAGAAATATGAAATATATGCGAAAAAAGTTTTAGATTTGCTAGAAAATCACGAAATTCGCGCCCTCATTGATAACAGAAACGAAACTATAGGTAAGAAAATTAGGGATGCCGAAATGCAAAAAATCCCTTTTATGCTTATCGTAGGTGAAGAAGAAGAGAAAAATGGAACGATTTCTATCCGCCGTCACGGTCAGGAAGGAAAAGGAAATATTACAATTACAATCGATGAATTTGCTGCAATTGTAAATGATGAAATCAGCAAAACATTAAAAGTATTTACAGTTTAA
- a CDS encoding aminoacyl-histidine dipeptidase: MSQEIRNLEPKALWNKFADLNAVPRPSKKEELVIEFIKNFGKSLGLETFEDEIRNVIIRKPATAGMENRKPIVLQGHLDMVHQKNADTVFDFDTQGIDMYVDGDWVRARGTTLGADNGLGVAAMMAILESTDIPHPAIEALFTIDEETGMTGALNLKGDVLQGEILLNMDTEEDDEIDIGCAGGIDVTATAEYDEEETPEGSVGYTISVKGLKGGHSGMDIHKGLGNANKIMNRLLFDGFDNFGLQISEIIGGSLRNAIPRESTAKVIIAGVYDEAFVFDMQQIVNEIKTEYKTTEPNLEVIFEKMDAAPAKVMPSIAQFYFVRAMYTAHNGVYRMSADFDNLVETSNNIAKVVLGNGQLVVQCLTRSSVETSKFDLANALRSAFELMGCEVEFSGSYPGWTPNSESEILDILVGIYEKQNNAKPQVVACHAGLECGILGTNYPNMDMISFGPTIHGAHSPDERASISSSQKFWKFVLEILANIPVK; the protein is encoded by the coding sequence ATGAGTCAAGAAATAAGAAATTTAGAACCAAAAGCACTTTGGAATAAGTTTGCTGATTTGAATGCCGTACCTCGTCCTTCTAAAAAAGAAGAGCTTGTAATTGAGTTTATAAAAAATTTCGGAAAAAGCCTTGGATTAGAGACTTTTGAAGATGAAATTCGCAATGTAATTATCCGCAAGCCTGCAACTGCTGGAATGGAAAACCGAAAACCAATCGTACTTCAAGGCCATCTGGATATGGTGCATCAAAAAAATGCGGATACCGTTTTTGATTTTGATACACAAGGAATCGATATGTATGTTGATGGGGATTGGGTTCGCGCTAGAGGGACGACTCTTGGTGCTGATAACGGTCTTGGAGTTGCTGCTATGATGGCAATCCTAGAAAGCACTGACATTCCGCATCCTGCCATCGAAGCTTTGTTTACCATTGACGAAGAAACTGGAATGACGGGCGCTTTGAATCTTAAAGGTGACGTTCTTCAAGGAGAAATTCTTTTGAATATGGATACCGAAGAAGATGATGAAATTGATATTGGTTGCGCTGGTGGAATTGATGTAACAGCAACTGCAGAATATGATGAAGAGGAAACTCCTGAAGGTTCAGTAGGGTATACAATCAGTGTAAAAGGCTTGAAAGGTGGACATTCAGGAATGGATATTCACAAAGGTTTAGGTAATGCTAACAAAATTATGAACCGTTTATTATTTGATGGTTTTGATAATTTTGGATTGCAAATTTCAGAAATAATTGGAGGTAGTTTGCGTAATGCGATTCCCCGTGAAAGCACGGCTAAAGTTATTATTGCGGGCGTGTATGATGAAGCTTTTGTTTTTGATATGCAGCAAATTGTAAACGAGATAAAAACAGAATATAAAACAACTGAACCTAATTTAGAAGTTATTTTTGAAAAAATGGATGCTGCTCCTGCTAAAGTGATGCCGTCTATTGCGCAGTTTTATTTTGTGAGAGCAATGTACACGGCTCATAATGGCGTTTACAGAATGAGCGCTGATTTTGATAACCTTGTAGAAACATCAAACAATATTGCTAAAGTAGTTTTAGGTAATGGACAACTTGTAGTACAGTGTTTAACACGTTCATCTGTTGAAACTTCTAAATTTGATTTGGCTAACGCTTTGCGTTCCGCATTTGAATTGATGGGTTGTGAAGTAGAGTTTTCAGGATCTTATCCAGGATGGACTCCTAATTCAGAATCAGAAATATTAGATATTTTGGTTGGGATTTACGAGAAACAAAATAATGCAAAACCACAAGTAGTGGCGTGTCACGCTGGATTAGAATGTGGTATTTTAGGAACTAATTACCCTAATATGGATATGATTTCTTTTGGACCAACTATTCACGGTGCGCATTCACCAGACGAAAGAGCAAGTATTTCATCTTCTCAGAAGTTCTGGAAATTTGTATTAGAAATTTTAGCTAACATACCAGTAAAATAG
- a CDS encoding NAD(P)H-dependent oxidoreductase: MSKNKILILFSHPLFEKSHANKALVDNIPISENITFHDLYEEYPDFDIDVKREQLLLSKHDIIIWHHPMYWYSCPPLMKQWIDMVLEHNWAYGKKGKALINKIIFQVITTGGDKENYCETGKDRYSILELLEPFNQTAKVCNMLYLPPYVVHGTHNMTAEDYEKNGLIFGYFLDYLENINLDTDEILQHHYLNEWFATIKV; this comes from the coding sequence ATGTCTAAGAATAAAATATTAATATTATTTTCTCATCCTCTATTCGAAAAATCCCACGCAAACAAGGCGCTGGTGGATAATATTCCCATATCAGAAAACATCACTTTTCATGATTTGTATGAAGAATACCCTGATTTTGACATTGATGTAAAGCGAGAACAGCTGTTATTAAGCAAACATGATATTATTATTTGGCACCATCCCATGTACTGGTATAGCTGTCCGCCACTTATGAAACAATGGATCGACATGGTTTTAGAGCATAATTGGGCATATGGAAAAAAAGGGAAAGCATTAATAAACAAAATTATATTTCAAGTAATAACGACGGGAGGCGATAAAGAAAATTATTGCGAAACAGGAAAGGATCGTTATAGCATTCTTGAACTACTAGAGCCTTTTAATCAAACTGCTAAAGTGTGTAATATGTTATACTTACCACCATATGTCGTGCACGGAACACACAATATGACAGCAGAAGATTACGAGAAAAATGGCTTAATTTTCGGCTATTTCCTCGACTACTTGGAAAATATCAACTTAGACACAGATGAAATTTTGCAACACCATTATTTGAATGAATGGTTTGCTACAATAAAAGTTTAA
- a CDS encoding RNA polymerase sigma factor, with protein sequence MSENLEYSFVKQLRENQNIIHKICRLYTNDDDAHKDLFQEITIQLWKAFPKFRGDSKFSTWAYRVALNTAITLYRKTKRSINTVEFEGRQHFLNDVEYDYEEEEQLKLMYQAVYQLNDIEKALIFMYLEDKDYHEISETLGISEVNARVKMNRIKGKLKKILNPLGI encoded by the coding sequence ATGAGTGAAAATTTAGAATATTCTTTTGTCAAGCAACTGCGCGAAAATCAGAATATAATCCACAAAATTTGTAGGTTATATACTAACGACGACGATGCACACAAGGATTTGTTCCAAGAAATCACGATTCAGTTATGGAAAGCGTTTCCAAAGTTTAGAGGCGATAGCAAATTTTCTACTTGGGCTTACCGAGTAGCTCTAAACACTGCAATTACCCTATATCGAAAAACAAAACGTTCCATAAATACGGTTGAATTTGAAGGACGGCAGCATTTCTTGAATGACGTAGAATATGATTATGAGGAGGAAGAACAATTGAAATTAATGTACCAAGCGGTTTACCAACTAAATGATATTGAAAAAGCGCTGATATTTATGTATCTTGAAGATAAGGATTATCACGAAATATCAGAAACGTTGGGGATTAGCGAAGTGAATGCGAGGGTTAAAATGAACAGGATAAAGGGTAAATTAAAAAAAATATTAAATCCATTAGGAATATGA